In Actinomyces radicidentis, one genomic interval encodes:
- a CDS encoding RNB domain-containing ribonuclease: MARTRLTTYTAPPADVLAALDALRADADVPAEFPPEALAEAEDAARAWEAGGPERYLASGHGDGIPVRDARDLALVTIDPPGSMDLDQAVLLERLAPTDGAAAAQPEGAGTGATGAEGAVVPTAVACGSASGPAAYRVTYAIADLAAFVTPGGALDVELSRRGETVYAPDRATPLHPEVLSHGAASLLPDQDRPSCLWTIELDATGRVLAAGVERALVRSRARLTYAQVQEALDAGAGAQEGAAGPLPGAVPVVLPELLREIGTLREEREVARGGVSLESPEQEIEPTGETGPDGAPAGYRLVFRAALPVEQWNAQVSLLTGICAARTMVAAGIGILRTMPPAGAKDYARLRRVARALHVEWPDAMGYPELVRTLDPALPTHAAFIDQALSLFRGAGYLAFGVGGVPVPVDDDEADTSEAVHSAIASRYAHVTAPLRRLVDRYGEEVCVAACAGAPVPEWARAALPGLPGVMASTGQRARAVGRGAVAALEALVLRGHEGEDFEGVITSAKEGRDGAPRRGEVMIAEPAVVGTVTARADELRVGERVRVRLEAVDVAEGRIDFVLPA, translated from the coding sequence ATGGCACGCACGCGTCTCACCACGTACACCGCCCCGCCCGCTGACGTCCTCGCCGCCCTCGACGCGCTGCGCGCCGACGCGGACGTCCCCGCCGAGTTCCCGCCCGAGGCCCTCGCCGAGGCGGAGGACGCCGCGCGCGCCTGGGAGGCCGGCGGACCCGAGCGCTACCTCGCGAGCGGCCACGGCGACGGGATCCCGGTGCGCGACGCCCGCGACCTCGCCCTCGTCACGATCGACCCGCCGGGCTCCATGGACCTCGACCAGGCGGTCCTCCTCGAGCGCCTCGCCCCGACCGACGGCGCCGCCGCCGCGCAGCCCGAGGGGGCCGGGACCGGTGCGACCGGCGCGGAGGGCGCGGTCGTCCCCACGGCCGTCGCGTGCGGCAGCGCCTCCGGGCCCGCCGCCTACCGCGTCACCTACGCCATCGCCGACCTCGCCGCCTTCGTCACCCCGGGCGGCGCCCTCGACGTCGAGCTCTCCCGCCGAGGCGAGACCGTCTACGCCCCCGACCGCGCCACTCCTCTCCACCCCGAGGTCCTCTCCCACGGCGCCGCCTCCCTCCTGCCCGACCAGGACCGCCCCAGCTGCCTGTGGACGATCGAGCTCGACGCCACGGGGCGCGTCCTGGCCGCCGGGGTCGAGCGCGCCCTCGTCCGCTCCCGCGCCCGCCTCACCTACGCCCAGGTCCAGGAGGCCCTCGACGCCGGCGCGGGCGCTCAGGAGGGAGCCGCCGGCCCTCTTCCCGGGGCAGTTCCCGTCGTCCTGCCCGAGCTCCTCCGCGAGATCGGGACGCTGCGGGAGGAGCGCGAGGTCGCCCGCGGAGGCGTCTCCCTCGAGAGCCCCGAGCAGGAGATCGAGCCGACCGGCGAGACCGGGCCCGACGGCGCCCCCGCCGGCTACCGCCTCGTCTTCCGCGCCGCCCTGCCGGTCGAGCAGTGGAACGCCCAGGTCTCCCTGCTCACCGGGATCTGCGCCGCCCGGACCATGGTCGCCGCCGGTATCGGGATCCTGCGCACCATGCCGCCCGCCGGAGCCAAGGACTACGCCCGCCTGCGCAGGGTCGCCCGGGCCCTGCACGTCGAGTGGCCCGACGCGATGGGCTACCCCGAGCTCGTCCGCACCCTCGACCCGGCGCTGCCCACCCACGCGGCCTTCATCGACCAGGCCCTCAGCCTCTTCCGCGGCGCCGGCTACCTCGCCTTCGGCGTCGGCGGCGTCCCCGTCCCCGTCGACGACGACGAGGCCGATACATCCGAGGCCGTGCACTCGGCCATCGCCTCCCGCTACGCGCACGTGACCGCGCCGCTGCGCCGCCTCGTCGACCGCTACGGCGAGGAGGTGTGCGTCGCCGCCTGCGCCGGTGCGCCGGTCCCGGAGTGGGCGCGCGCCGCCCTGCCGGGGCTGCCCGGGGTCATGGCGAGCACCGGGCAGCGGGCCCGCGCGGTCGGCCGTGGCGCCGTCGCCGCCCTGGAGGCGCTCGTCCTGCGCGGCCACGAGGGCGAGGACTTCGAGGGCGTCATCACCTCCGCCAAGGAGGGCAGGGACGGGGCGCCCCGGCGCGGCGAGGTCATGATCGCGGAGCCCGCCGTCGTCGGCACCGTCACGGCGCGGGCCGACGAGTTGCGCGTGGGGGAGCGGGTCCGGGTGCGTCTCGAGGCCGTCGACGTCGCCGAGGGCCGCATCGACTTCGTCCTGCCCGCCTGA
- a CDS encoding FadR/GntR family transcriptional regulator, which translates to MSRVEEVVQSVLDRVVAGEYPAGAALPPEAVLAEDLDVSRLTVREAVKVLEARGILRARQGSGTYVVPSGSWTDLAGLVGLARVDGDERELVLSLLEVRRMLEVGSSGLAAARRTDADLAALEDSVERLRRADADDDVEAAAEADMTFHEVIIRAAGNPFIVATYAPLRDELVRARRRTSAFREVREHALVQHGRILFALRTGSPDATKAAMRAHMEQTSNDVLAYW; encoded by the coding sequence GTGAGCCGGGTCGAGGAGGTCGTCCAGTCCGTCCTGGACCGCGTCGTCGCGGGGGAGTACCCCGCCGGCGCCGCGCTGCCGCCCGAGGCCGTCCTTGCCGAGGACCTCGACGTCTCCCGCCTCACCGTCCGCGAGGCCGTCAAGGTCCTCGAGGCCCGCGGCATCCTCCGCGCGCGGCAGGGCTCGGGCACCTACGTCGTGCCCTCCGGGAGCTGGACCGACCTCGCCGGCCTCGTCGGCCTCGCCCGCGTCGACGGCGACGAGCGCGAGCTGGTCCTCAGCCTCCTCGAGGTGCGTCGCATGCTCGAGGTCGGCTCCTCCGGGCTCGCCGCCGCGCGCCGCACCGACGCGGACCTCGCCGCGCTCGAGGACTCCGTCGAGCGGCTGCGCCGCGCCGACGCGGATGACGACGTCGAGGCGGCGGCCGAGGCCGACATGACCTTCCACGAGGTCATCATCCGGGCCGCGGGCAACCCCTTCATCGTGGCCACCTACGCCCCGCTGCGCGACGAGCTCGTCCGCGCCCGTCGCCGCACCAGCGCCTTCCGCGAGGTGCGCGAGCACGCCCTCGTCCAGCACGGGCGGATCCTCTTCGCCCTGCGAACCGGCTCCCCCGACGCCACGAAGGCGGCCATGCGCGCCCACATGGAGCAGACGAGCAACGACGTCCTCGCCTACTGGTAG
- a CDS encoding four-carbon acid sugar kinase family protein, translating to MITLAELTHGIPDGPRVPTQEVAAGLDRALIVLDDDPTGTQSVADLPVVTGWTVEDLEWALGTGAPAVYVMTNSRSLEPDDARRVNTEVVTNALEASRRTGRTVAFVSRSDSTLRGHYPLEPDTISDLMETQGRAVDGYVLSPAFADAGRVTVHGVHYAGNDTTGYVPVGETEFARDETFGYRASALAEWVEEKTAGAVPASSVITIDLTTLRTDEDAVVGLLRSAHDRTPVAVDCVEENDLLLLARALQRAEALGSTFVYRVGPPFVRARIGQAPHAPLTAAESQPGAAAPDSDAVGGLVVVGSHVGLTGRQVDALRGATATPEIELDVPTVLDPERRDAHVADVATRAADALLTGNVVIRRGGAFVAGKDADESLDFARRVSAAVVETVQRVVAARCPRFVIAKGGITSSDVASRGLGMSRAAVRGPMLPGIVSLWEPQDGPAAGVPYIVFAGNVGGDSSLAEVVLKLNETA from the coding sequence ATGATCACCCTCGCCGAGCTCACGCACGGGATCCCCGACGGGCCCCGGGTCCCCACGCAGGAGGTGGCGGCGGGCCTCGACCGCGCCCTCATCGTCCTCGACGACGACCCCACCGGCACCCAGTCCGTCGCCGACCTCCCCGTCGTCACCGGCTGGACGGTAGAGGACCTCGAGTGGGCCCTCGGCACCGGCGCCCCCGCCGTCTACGTCATGACCAACTCGCGCTCCCTCGAGCCCGACGACGCCCGCCGCGTCAACACCGAGGTCGTCACCAACGCCCTCGAGGCCTCCCGGCGCACCGGCCGGACCGTCGCCTTCGTCTCCCGCTCCGACTCCACGCTGCGCGGCCACTACCCGCTCGAGCCCGACACCATCTCCGACCTCATGGAGACCCAGGGACGGGCCGTCGACGGCTACGTCCTCTCACCCGCCTTCGCCGACGCCGGCCGCGTCACCGTCCACGGCGTCCACTACGCCGGCAACGACACCACCGGCTACGTCCCCGTCGGGGAGACCGAGTTCGCGCGCGACGAGACCTTCGGATACCGGGCCTCCGCCCTCGCCGAGTGGGTCGAGGAGAAGACCGCCGGCGCCGTGCCCGCCTCCTCCGTCATCACCATCGACCTCACGACCCTGCGCACCGACGAGGACGCCGTCGTCGGGCTCCTCCGCTCTGCCCACGACCGCACCCCCGTCGCCGTCGACTGCGTCGAGGAGAACGACCTGCTCCTCCTCGCCCGCGCGCTCCAGCGGGCCGAGGCCCTCGGCTCCACCTTCGTCTACCGCGTCGGCCCGCCCTTCGTCCGCGCCCGCATCGGTCAGGCCCCCCACGCTCCGCTCACCGCCGCCGAGTCCCAGCCCGGCGCCGCCGCACCGGACTCCGACGCCGTCGGCGGCCTCGTCGTCGTCGGCTCGCACGTCGGCCTCACCGGCCGGCAGGTGGACGCCCTGCGCGGGGCCACCGCCACCCCCGAGATCGAGCTCGACGTGCCCACCGTGCTCGACCCCGAGCGCCGCGACGCCCACGTCGCCGACGTCGCCACCCGCGCCGCCGACGCCCTCCTCACGGGCAACGTCGTCATCCGCCGCGGCGGCGCCTTCGTCGCAGGCAAGGACGCCGACGAGTCCCTCGACTTCGCCCGCCGCGTCTCGGCCGCCGTCGTCGAGACCGTCCAGCGCGTCGTCGCCGCCCGCTGCCCCCGCTTCGTCATCGCCAAGGGCGGCATCACCTCCTCCGACGTCGCCAGCCGCGGCCTCGGCATGAGCCGCGCCGCCGTCCGCGGTCCCATGCTGCCCGGCATCGTGTCGCTGTGGGAGCCGCAGGACGGCCCCGCCGCCGGGGTCCCCTACATCGTCTTCGCCGGCAACGTCGGCGGCGACTCCTCGCTCGCCGAGGTGGTCCTCAAGCTCAACGAGACCGCCTGA
- a CDS encoding NAD(P)-dependent oxidoreductase, with translation MTQSVAVLGLGAMGLPMATHLADTFTVTGFDIAEERLALARDAGVLTASGASEAASGADVVLVAVRNLPQLDSLLFGDEGIAAAMRAGSIVLLTSTVGGHGVKEVAARLAESGLGLVDAPVSGGPVRAGKGDLLVVVGADDDAWDAAHDVLDAMASTLVRVGSEPGYGQAMKTVNQLLCGVHIAAAGEALALARALGLDPEAALEALMAGAAESFMLGDRGPRMLQAYGADGAEVRSRLDIFVKDMGIVTAAAKGVGLSTPVAAAAEQLYLQGARRGLGAADDSTVITVVAPDGE, from the coding sequence ATGACACAGTCAGTCGCCGTCCTCGGTCTGGGCGCCATGGGCCTGCCCATGGCCACCCACCTCGCCGACACCTTCACCGTCACCGGCTTCGACATCGCCGAGGAGCGCCTCGCCCTCGCCCGCGACGCCGGCGTCCTCACCGCCTCCGGCGCGTCCGAGGCGGCCTCCGGCGCCGACGTCGTCCTCGTCGCCGTCCGCAACCTGCCCCAGCTCGACAGCCTCCTCTTCGGGGACGAGGGGATCGCCGCCGCCATGAGGGCCGGCTCGATCGTCCTGCTCACCTCGACCGTGGGCGGCCACGGCGTCAAGGAGGTCGCCGCCCGCCTCGCCGAGTCCGGCCTCGGTCTCGTCGACGCCCCCGTCTCCGGCGGTCCCGTCCGCGCCGGCAAGGGCGACCTGCTCGTCGTCGTCGGCGCCGACGACGACGCCTGGGACGCCGCCCACGACGTCCTCGACGCCATGGCCTCCACCCTCGTCCGCGTGGGCTCCGAGCCCGGCTACGGGCAGGCGATGAAGACCGTCAACCAGCTCCTGTGCGGCGTCCACATCGCCGCCGCCGGTGAGGCACTCGCCCTCGCCCGAGCCCTCGGCCTCGACCCCGAGGCCGCGCTCGAGGCCCTCATGGCCGGCGCGGCCGAGTCCTTCATGCTCGGCGACCGCGGCCCCCGCATGCTCCAGGCCTACGGCGCCGACGGCGCCGAGGTCCGCTCCCGCCTCGACATCTTCGTCAAGGACATGGGCATCGTGACCGCCGCCGCCAAGGGCGTGGGCCTGTCCACCCCGGTGGCCGCCGCCGCCGAGCAGCTGTACCTCCAGGGCGCCCGCCGCGGCCTCGGCGCCGCGGACGACTCGACCGTCATCACGGTCGTCGCCCCGGACGGGGAGTGA
- a CDS encoding GntP family transporter: protein MSTTALLLLALAAILVLLLLVIKARMSAFVAMLLVSMVLGLAARIPVGDVVQTMIDGMGKTLGSVAMIVGLGAILGRVIESAGGAETLADRFTRILGRHRVVAAVTAASFVLGIPIFFDVGFIILAPIVFGFAYIARINPLKIGLPVAATLMALHVVVPPHPGPVASAATVGADVGVLTMVGLPVCAVVAVVAYVTAKRFKVDSIVLSGSPLGNPQESAESSYQPGGVIARPHATGPGTVIFLIVEPIAQIMLGTVGQMMTTEGTTAYSVLSFLGSSTTALLTAVLLAYFIVGHQQRWTLAERGQVLDSALPDVATVVFVTGAGGVFAGVLVASGIGDALSGVLVELHMPIIVSAFVISLALRAAQGSATVAILTTGGLLVDSIASGGYSSLQIVLIQMAIGFGALGLSHITDSGFWIVTKYMGLSVKDGLKTWTVLSTVAGLVGFVLTLGLWALA from the coding sequence ATGTCGACCACGGCCCTGCTGCTCCTCGCGCTCGCCGCGATCCTCGTCCTGCTCCTCCTCGTCATCAAGGCGAGGATGAGCGCCTTCGTCGCCATGCTGCTCGTCTCCATGGTGCTCGGCCTCGCCGCCCGGATCCCCGTCGGCGACGTCGTCCAGACCATGATCGACGGCATGGGCAAGACCCTCGGCTCCGTCGCCATGATCGTGGGCCTGGGCGCCATCCTCGGCCGCGTCATCGAGTCCGCCGGCGGCGCCGAGACGCTCGCCGACCGCTTCACCCGGATCCTCGGACGCCACCGGGTCGTCGCCGCGGTCACGGCCGCGTCCTTCGTCCTCGGCATCCCGATCTTCTTCGACGTCGGCTTCATCATCCTGGCCCCGATCGTCTTCGGCTTCGCCTACATCGCGAGGATCAACCCGCTCAAGATCGGGCTGCCCGTCGCCGCCACCCTCATGGCGCTCCACGTCGTCGTCCCGCCGCACCCGGGGCCGGTCGCCTCCGCCGCGACGGTCGGCGCCGACGTCGGCGTCCTCACCATGGTCGGTCTCCCCGTGTGCGCCGTCGTCGCCGTCGTCGCGTACGTCACGGCCAAGCGATTCAAGGTCGACTCGATCGTCCTGTCAGGCAGCCCGCTCGGGAACCCCCAGGAGAGCGCCGAGTCCTCCTACCAGCCCGGCGGCGTCATCGCCCGCCCGCACGCCACCGGCCCCGGCACCGTCATCTTCCTCATCGTCGAGCCGATCGCCCAGATCATGCTCGGCACCGTCGGGCAGATGATGACGACGGAGGGGACGACGGCCTACTCCGTCCTCTCCTTCCTCGGCTCCTCGACCACCGCGCTGCTCACGGCGGTCCTGCTCGCCTACTTCATCGTCGGACACCAGCAGCGATGGACCCTGGCCGAGCGCGGCCAGGTCCTCGACTCCGCGCTCCCCGACGTCGCCACGGTCGTCTTCGTCACCGGCGCAGGCGGCGTCTTCGCCGGGGTCCTCGTGGCCAGCGGCATCGGCGACGCCCTGTCCGGCGTGCTCGTCGAGCTCCACATGCCGATCATCGTCTCGGCCTTCGTCATCTCCCTGGCCCTGCGCGCGGCCCAGGGGTCGGCGACGGTCGCGATCCTCACGACCGGTGGCCTCCTCGTGGACTCCATCGCCTCGGGCGGGTACTCCTCCCTCCAGATCGTCCTCATCCAGATGGCGATCGGCTTCGGGGCGCTCGGCCTCTCCCACATCACCGACTCCGGCTTCTGGATCGTCACGAAGTACATGGGCCTGTCCGTCAAGGACGGCCTCAAGACCTGGACGGTCCTGTCCACGGTCGCCGGCCTCGTCGGCTTCGTCCTCACCCTCGGCCTCTGGGCCCTCGCCTGA
- the purF gene encoding amidophosphoribosyltransferase, with protein MRSGDASQTTAPTPADRRSLPGDVEPPVQEECGVFGVWAPGEEVSRLVYFGLTALQHRGQEAAGIATTDGSNILVYKDLGLVSQVFDDRSLSALTGHMAVGHVRYATTGATTWENAQPMLGPVAGSTLALTHNGNLTNTRQLMEAVRATSGEDLTGELGRGSSTDTAVIAAVMNLVSERGGLDGEPPVAEDDADTELYEPLDEDEAAATAPFTIAQAARRVLPLLRGAYSLVFMNEQTLYAARDPHGMHPLVLGRLERGWVVASETAALDIVGATHVRDIEPGELIEIDADGVRSTRFARPRRSGCVFEYVYFARPDSKIAGRSVIAARNAMGAALAREHPVDADLVIATPESGTPAAIGYAQESGIPYGQGLFKNAYVGRTFIQPTQTLRQLGIRLKLNPVREVIEGKRLIVVDDSIVRGNTQRALVKMLREAGVAEVHIRISSPPVMWPCYYGIDFATRAELIATGMSIDEIRESVGADTLGYLSVDGMVEASGQSTDSLCMACFTGAYPMKPPVEGVPIGTLPISRVPSVYRRRHDSAGAPVAVAATGEPLRAPAVVSSLPASATTPDGAPRFTIPPFGGRRAAAPAAPADQQPQTPDEGTAR; from the coding sequence GTGAGATCAGGAGACGCCTCCCAGACCACCGCTCCCACCCCCGCCGACCGCCGGTCCCTGCCCGGCGACGTCGAGCCCCCCGTCCAGGAGGAGTGCGGCGTCTTCGGCGTCTGGGCCCCCGGCGAGGAGGTCTCCCGCCTCGTCTACTTCGGCCTGACGGCGCTCCAGCACCGCGGCCAGGAGGCCGCCGGCATCGCGACGACGGACGGCTCCAACATCCTCGTCTACAAGGACCTCGGCCTCGTCTCCCAGGTCTTCGACGACCGCAGCCTCTCCGCACTCACCGGGCACATGGCCGTCGGGCACGTCCGCTACGCGACCACCGGCGCCACCACGTGGGAGAACGCCCAGCCGATGCTCGGCCCCGTCGCCGGCTCGACCCTCGCACTCACCCACAACGGCAACCTCACCAACACCCGCCAGCTCATGGAGGCCGTCCGCGCCACCAGCGGCGAGGACCTCACCGGGGAGCTCGGCCGAGGCTCCTCCACGGACACAGCCGTCATCGCCGCCGTCATGAACCTCGTCTCCGAGCGCGGCGGCCTCGACGGCGAGCCCCCGGTCGCCGAGGACGACGCCGACACCGAGCTCTACGAGCCCCTCGACGAGGACGAGGCCGCCGCCACCGCGCCCTTCACGATCGCCCAGGCCGCCCGCCGCGTCCTGCCGCTCCTGCGCGGCGCCTACTCGCTCGTCTTCATGAACGAGCAGACCCTCTACGCCGCCCGCGACCCGCACGGCATGCACCCGCTCGTCCTGGGTCGCCTCGAGCGCGGCTGGGTCGTCGCCTCCGAGACCGCCGCCCTCGACATCGTCGGCGCCACCCACGTCCGCGACATCGAGCCCGGCGAGCTCATCGAGATCGACGCCGACGGCGTCCGCTCCACCCGCTTCGCACGGCCGCGCCGTTCCGGCTGCGTCTTCGAGTACGTCTACTTCGCCCGGCCGGACTCCAAGATCGCCGGCCGCTCCGTCATCGCCGCCCGCAACGCCATGGGAGCCGCCCTGGCCCGCGAGCACCCCGTCGACGCCGACCTCGTCATCGCGACCCCCGAGTCGGGCACCCCGGCCGCCATCGGCTACGCCCAGGAGTCCGGCATCCCCTACGGGCAGGGCCTGTTCAAGAACGCCTACGTGGGCCGCACCTTCATCCAGCCCACCCAGACCCTGCGCCAGCTCGGCATCCGCCTCAAGCTCAACCCGGTCCGCGAGGTCATCGAGGGCAAGCGCCTCATCGTCGTCGACGACTCCATCGTCCGAGGGAACACGCAGCGCGCCCTGGTCAAGATGCTCCGCGAGGCCGGCGTCGCCGAGGTCCACATCCGCATCTCCTCCCCGCCCGTCATGTGGCCCTGCTACTACGGCATCGACTTCGCCACCCGCGCCGAGCTCATCGCCACGGGCATGAGCATCGACGAGATCCGCGAGTCCGTCGGCGCTGACACCCTCGGCTACCTCTCCGTGGACGGCATGGTCGAGGCCTCCGGTCAGAGCACCGACTCCCTGTGCATGGCCTGCTTCACCGGTGCCTACCCGATGAAGCCCCCCGTGGAGGGCGTCCCGATCGGCACCCTGCCGATCTCCCGCGTCCCCAGCGTCTACCGCCGCCGCCACGACTCCGCCGGCGCGCCCGTGGCCGTCGCCGCGACGGGCGAGCCGCTCCGGGCGCCCGCCGTCGTCAGCTCCCTGCCAGCCAGCGCCACGACGCCCGACGGCGCGCCCCGCTTCACCATCCCGCCCTTCGGCGGGCGCCGCGCCGCCGCCCCGGCGGCCCCGGCCGACCAGCAGCCCCAGACCCCTGACGAAGGAACCGCCCGATGA
- the purM gene encoding phosphoribosylformylglycinamidine cyclo-ligase, with translation MSQTPAPEGITYASAGVDTAAGDRAVELMKASVAATMTPAVVGGVGGFAGLVDVSDLRSYRRPLLATSTDGVGTKVAVAQALDVHDTIGQDLVGMVVDDIVVVGARPLLMTDYIACGHVVPERVADIVRGVANACAAVGTPLLGGETAEHPGLMGPDDYDVAGAATGVVEADRVLGAEKVRDGDVLIAMGSSGLHSNGYSLVRRVIEHAGWGLERHVDELGRTVGEELLEPTRLYTRVCLAMLDALSTDAAPSPIHALSHVTGGGLAANLARVLPAGLVADVDRSSWLVPPVFDMVRRLGEVPWDDLEGTLNLGVGMIAVVDPEVADAVLHLAGGSGMPAWVLGAVHDAASYQSVGRVVSGTKGVDGGSVDVYGEYRTA, from the coding sequence ATGAGCCAGACCCCCGCCCCCGAGGGCATCACCTACGCCTCCGCCGGCGTCGACACCGCCGCCGGTGACCGCGCCGTCGAGCTCATGAAGGCCTCCGTCGCCGCGACGATGACCCCCGCGGTCGTGGGCGGCGTGGGCGGCTTCGCCGGCCTCGTCGACGTCTCCGACCTGCGCTCCTACCGCCGTCCCCTGCTCGCCACCTCTACCGACGGCGTCGGCACGAAGGTCGCCGTCGCGCAGGCCCTCGACGTCCACGACACGATCGGCCAGGACCTCGTCGGCATGGTCGTCGACGACATCGTCGTCGTGGGCGCACGCCCGCTCCTCATGACGGACTACATCGCCTGCGGGCACGTCGTCCCCGAGCGCGTCGCCGACATCGTGCGCGGCGTCGCCAACGCCTGCGCCGCCGTCGGCACTCCCCTCCTCGGCGGCGAGACCGCCGAGCACCCCGGCCTCATGGGCCCGGACGACTACGATGTCGCGGGCGCCGCCACCGGCGTCGTCGAGGCCGACCGCGTCCTCGGCGCGGAGAAGGTCCGCGACGGCGACGTCCTCATCGCCATGGGCTCCTCCGGCCTCCACTCCAACGGCTACTCCCTCGTCCGCCGCGTCATCGAGCACGCCGGCTGGGGCCTGGAGCGCCACGTCGACGAGCTCGGCCGCACCGTGGGGGAGGAGCTCCTCGAGCCCACGCGCCTCTACACCCGCGTCTGCCTCGCCATGCTCGACGCCCTGTCCACCGACGCCGCGCCCTCCCCGATCCACGCCCTCTCGCACGTCACCGGAGGGGGACTGGCCGCGAACCTCGCGCGCGTCCTTCCCGCCGGGCTCGTCGCCGACGTCGACCGCTCCAGCTGGCTGGTCCCGCCCGTCTTCGACATGGTCCGCCGTCTCGGCGAGGTCCCGTGGGACGACCTCGAGGGCACCCTCAACCTCGGCGTCGGCATGATCGCCGTCGTCGACCCCGAGGTCGCCGACGCCGTCCTCCACCTCGCCGGCGGATCGGGCATGCCCGCCTGGGTCCTGGGCGCCGTCCACGACGCCGCCTCGTACCAGAGCGTCGGCCGCGTCGTCTCCGGGACCAAGGGCGTCGACGGCGGCAGCGTCGACGTCTACGGCGAGTACCGCACCGCCTGA
- a CDS encoding DUF3073 domain-containing protein, with product MGRGRQKAKATKVARKLKYFSPETDYAALERELVSASSSAEADDEIDYEELASKYNVDDEDDDWEDGDSASRA from the coding sequence ATGGGGCGCGGCCGTCAGAAGGCCAAGGCGACCAAGGTCGCCCGTAAGCTCAAGTACTTCAGCCCGGAGACCGACTACGCGGCGCTCGAGCGCGAGCTCGTCAGCGCGTCGTCCAGCGCCGAGGCTGACGACGAGATCGACTACGAGGAGCTGGCCTCCAAGTACAACGTCGACGACGAGGACGATGACTGGGAGGACGGCGACTCCGCCTCCCGAGCCTGA
- a CDS encoding DUF3618 domain-containing protein: protein MSASAADGERLTAAELEERLVRQREELANSVDELAARVDPRTQAREAGAQVADRLGSTAEDLRRRAADLSSRAQDPSTYDALRERARGLSERARRTVRDAQEGDPESMRAVAVTAGAAVAALVLGGLISSRGRD, encoded by the coding sequence GTGAGCGCCTCGGCCGCCGACGGCGAGCGCCTGACCGCCGCCGAGCTCGAGGAGCGCCTCGTGCGTCAGCGCGAGGAGCTCGCCAACAGCGTCGACGAGCTCGCCGCCCGCGTCGACCCGCGCACCCAGGCCCGTGAGGCCGGGGCGCAGGTCGCGGACCGCCTCGGCTCGACGGCGGAGGACCTGCGGCGTCGAGCCGCGGACCTGAGCTCCCGGGCCCAGGACCCGAGCACCTACGACGCGCTGCGGGAGCGCGCCCGCGGGCTCTCGGAGCGGGCGCGCCGCACGGTGCGGGACGCCCAGGAGGGCGACCCGGAGTCGATGCGCGCCGTCGCCGTGACGGCGGGCGCCGCGGTCGCGGCCCTCGTCCTGGGCGGTCTCATCTCCTCGCGCGGCCGGGACTGA
- a CDS encoding DUF3618 domain-containing protein, whose product MSDEKKGVAPSGTPAAIEADLLARRRRLAGDLEQLGERLAPDALKVQAKDATRTAANEVVSAAKSQVRSAVADAQDKARTRFAELTGRASELASDARDKAEELSNQARTKADSVSMDARLKAEELSAQARTKADEAKAKASETADAARARLSKDEPVADGSLTATTRLVDGEAEPVGYGALKDPEVKGSSAPAEALQAAGDRASRLFDDARDGDPQSLAIVTGAALGLAGLSVTALVKALRS is encoded by the coding sequence GTGAGCGACGAGAAGAAGGGCGTGGCCCCCTCCGGTACCCCGGCCGCCATCGAGGCGGATCTCCTAGCCCGCCGTCGTCGCCTCGCCGGCGACCTCGAGCAGCTCGGCGAGCGTCTCGCTCCCGACGCCCTCAAGGTGCAGGCCAAGGACGCGACGCGCACGGCCGCCAACGAGGTCGTCTCCGCCGCGAAGTCCCAGGTGCGCTCGGCCGTCGCCGACGCCCAGGACAAGGCCCGGACCCGCTTCGCCGAGCTGACGGGCCGCGCCTCCGAGCTCGCCTCCGACGCCCGTGACAAGGCCGAGGAGCTGAGCAACCAGGCCCGCACGAAGGCGGACTCGGTCTCCATGGACGCGCGTCTCAAGGCGGAGGAGCTCTCCGCCCAGGCCCGCACCAAGGCGGATGAGGCCAAGGCGAAGGCCTCCGAGACGGCCGACGCCGCGCGCGCCCGCCTGTCCAAGGACGAGCCCGTCGCCGACGGCTCGCTGACCGCCACCACGCGTCTCGTCGACGGCGAGGCTGAGCCGGTCGGCTACGGCGCCCTCAAGGACCCCGAGGTCAAGGGCTCCTCCGCTCCCGCCGAGGCCCTCCAGGCCGCCGGAGACCGCGCGTCCCGCCTCTTCGACGACGCCCGCGACGGCGACCCGCAGTCCCTCGCGATCGTCACCGGCGCAGCCCTCGGCCTCGCCGGCCTGTCGGTCACGGCCCTCGTCAAGGCCCTGCGCTCGTGA